Genomic segment of Panicum virgatum strain AP13 chromosome 2K, P.virgatum_v5, whole genome shotgun sequence:
CGGTAGACGCGCGAGAGGCCGATGGGTGTATGCACGTCTCACGGACGTAGAGTGCTCGAGGTGCACGGAGGGTTTGGGTAGCCAACTGTATTGTGCAGCTGCAGAGCTGCTTGTGCGCACAGTAGGCGCCGTGCGAAAGTTCATTTTGTGCATGTGTTTTTTCGCACATTTCTGCAAATCGTACACTGCGGGTCTGCGGCTGTAACTTTTGAGGTTTTTTTCTTGTAACTCACCAGTATGAAGCCGGAGATAGAAATGGTAGGAGAACAGTACCCTGCTGCAATGTTCTTTTGAAGTAATCAAAACAAGATCAGCAAGAGGACTCCTTGAGAAGACTTGTAAGGGTGCAAAGTGTAAGGGAAACCATCGCCCCCAAATTGACGGCCAACAATGATACATCGATACATGTTACATCCGAGAGTGTTTTTGTCAGACAAGCGTTTCAGTTACTGCGAAAAAGACGTCTCCCAAACATTAATCTGTGAGCAAATTCACGAGAATTACAAGATGGTCATTAACGATCCTGCGATTAAACGGGCTTCCCGTTCAGCTTCGGGAAGGGGTCTTGTTTGCTCAGGACAAGGACCTTGCTCTTGTGAGCAAAGTAACCTTTTATGAGGTTCTTGTATATGAGGCATGCCATGATACACTCCACCTGATAGCAAGGTGAGAAACTAGGTTAAATACGTGACCCATAAACTGTACTGTCCAAGATATGATAGATGATGCGCTCTTGAATCACCTCATCCACATCCATGTCGATCTCAAGCCATTTCAGAGCTTTTACCACAACGTCTAGCTTAATTTGATGTGCCTTGGCTGGTTCCTTCTGCCTCTGAATGATATGGCTGTGGAAAAACAGCAAAGCCCATAAGGATTAGGTCAAAAGGTGTGAAGCAATCTAGAGATGGCTTCGGTTTTGCACTCACATTTTCTTAACTAGTCTCTGATAGACCTGAAGTTCGAGTTTCTCCAATACAAGGTAGACACCAGATTTCAAAAATCTTGCAAAAACAGATATCAGAGACAGTTGAGTAGTAAAAGCTTATTTAGGATAGGAACAGGTGATAAAACGACTAAGATATCAAAGACAGTGAATGGATTGAAGGTGATTTAGCAGAGGAACAGGTGAATTAAAGAAATCTTACAAAACAAACAAGATGTAATCGACAGTGAGTCAGTGAATAGATTGAAGCTATTTTAGCAGAGGAACTGGTGAATTCAAAACTCTtgcaaaacaaataaatatCATAGACAGTGAAATGATTGAAACTAATCCAAGGAATAGCGAACAGGTAAACTTACTGGTCTTCATGCCTGTCTAGGGCTTGCCTGAGAAGCCTGAGATCCCCCGTCTTAAGTGAAGTCATAACATCTGCATACTGAAAGGTCATATTACCACTTGTGCAAATCCCAATGAGAAGCATGGGAGATCTCCCTTGATAAGTAACTATAGCACTATAAAATACAAGGTAAACATGTTTATTGAAGAATAAAGAATACAATGGACAAGCATATTTAGCAAAAATAGTGAGTACAACCATCAAAACAGAGATTACAAGTATCAACCTAAACAATAGTAGATGTTAATGAGAAGACCAGAAGGATCAGCAAGGGAATTCAAATAGCAGTCACTAAGCAAAACAATCAGCTGGAGGTCATACCAAAACAACGTATCTCACCTTTCATAACTTGGCATGTTTACCTCTGAAGTCAGCTAACGGTTATGTTTTAAACATAGTATGTTCATCATTATGTCAATTCATTGAAAAGCGAGGCTCATCTTTGATGAATGAAAAGACAGTGTTTATAACCAGCCTGACTCACCAATCATGGTTTCACAGGGTGCTGTAAATAAGGTTGAGGGGTCAGGGGCTCAGGGCCTCCATACTAAACTCAAAATCGGTAGCCATATCAACTCAACTAGAAGCTGTTATAGTATAATTTGTGTAAAATGAGGCCATTAAGTACCCTAGCTGCTGATTACATGGTAGCAGATAGGGCCACACATTCCGTGTATATGACAGTGTATATGGCCTGGGATACCCATGTTCAGAATAGTGGCAACAACAGTAGACGAAAGGAAACGGGCCTGTTCCGAAATGCATGTAGTCGGTAGGTCTCACAGGGCCTATGTGCACTGTAGGACCTTTCTTCACAACTCTTGTTTTAAACAGGGTAAACTTAATAAGAAAAAGTTGTATCCTTCAGATTAAGAATCAGCAAATGTAAAATTCTTTTAAATGTAACCAATATGTGGCAAAACTATTCTGTCATAGCGTCATATGTCAAATACGGAATTTTCAGTCCCCATTGAATCCTCCAATCTATTCATTGCAAAACCAGCTTTATAGAATGGGACAAGGTTACCCTTTCAAGCATACTAAATGTGCCGTCACCTGTATGTCTTCATGTAACAAAGCAGTGATTACACTGTTGCCGAAGTAAcatgagagaaaaaaaagtctcatgtggttttgtagttgaaaaagGTGGATGGTTCAATTGTAATGCATATATAACATGCTATAATTGCCTCCAACTTAAGCAATAACCCGCGAGTAGAAGTAAACATACCTCAAGCAGATTGTATCTCTCCAGAAGGGTCCTTTTTGGCAGTACACCTATTGAAAGCTTTACGGGGATAAGAAACTTCAAAATTCTCCTAAAAATAGAACACAAATTTGAGCCACAACACACAGGTATGCCATAAATCACATGCTTCATAAGCCCCATGCAATATAAGTACCTCAAATTTGATTCGCTTTGAGGATTGCAATGCATCAAAGCATAAGTTAGCTTCTGATCTGCCTGATTTAATGAAACAAAAACTTGTGTTAGCAATTTCACTATTTTGTTGGTCAAATCATCTTTGTAAGTTGTAACCATGAAAATGTTCGTGTGTGCCAGAGAGATAGAGAGCTTACGACAAGAAAGTTCTCGTTGAACACCTCCAAGCGCCCAGTGTAATACATGTAAGTGACCTGTACCATCACAAGCGGCAAAACAAATGCTAAGGTAACTGATTAAGTCTCCGAGAGGGAACAATGGCTGTAAACTATGCTTATTTTACCTTGTCTTTCACCGGAAAATCTTCAAAATCAAAATTCCTGGCAGTTTCGATACTTCTTATGACACTACGACAAAGGTTTACTGTTCCGAGCTGCATAATTTCATCATCAGCTCCAAGTTCTTGTTAGTAACATAAAATATACAACTGATGAGCTAGTGTACATACTACACTTAACTACTCATCGAACATAAAGCCATCACTGCATATTATCGCTTCTGTTCAATTAGTAAATCCAGTAACACAAGTTACAGAAAGATTAACAAAAATTTACAAGGGAAACAACCCTACCCTGAAGTAAATTTTGAATAGCTGGCAGGTAACATAGAGTGCTCCAATACGCTTAGGTCCTTTCACCTGAAATGTTGGACAGAAAACAGCTAGCAAAACACAACAGATGATAGAAGTAAATATGATGCATCAAAGAACAGGCTGAACAGTTAGCCAATAAAACACCTGAAAGATTTCAATGCAAAAAAGCCACTAAATGGTGTTCCTCATAATTCAATAGAGCCAGAAAACGATAAGACACTGCATCTAATTCCAACATCAACTATTCAAACCTAGCTAATTAGCGTTGCAACTACCAAAATAGCTCACAACTGCCCTAGTAATTAATTTGAAGCTTAATAACCTAAATCAGCATTCAAGTAAGAATACTGAACAAATCTTTCAATCAATAGTATTACCGCTAGTGCACCGAAAACTTTCATCAGGAAGGACCCAGCTGCCTGGAGCTTGTCAGGGTTCTTTCCGGTCGTCGTAAGCTCCCTATCTGCCTACACCAAGACAATACACCAGAATACATGAGCCAAATACTCAAAAGCTCACACATCCAGATCAGCCACCCCACTCACCTTCTCGGCGAGCAGCCTGATCTCGAGAGCCACAGTGTGCATCGCCTCCATCGCCCACGGTGTCTCCCAGTTCCTGAACTCCTGCAGGAATGCGCTGCAACCAAAACCACGTCAAATACTAGAAGAATCGGACAAATTGAACCGAATCGGGAGGAAGCGGGACGAACTTGGCGGCCTTCTCGAACGAGGAGTAGGCGTCGGCGAAACGCTGGAGGGAGTGGGAGTGGATGGCGCGGAGCAGCGGTACGAGGAGGTCGGCGAGGTGCGGGAagcggtcgccggcgaggcgtGGGAAGTCGGGGAAGGCGGCGAGGGCGTCGGAGAGAAGGGTGGAACCAGGCGCGGAGGAGACGGCGACGAGGGAGGCGAGCGCAGCGCCGTCCGACGAGGAGATAGCGTCGACCACGCGGGAGAGGTAGTCGCCGATGCGGCGGTGCGCCTCGCCCATGCTCAGGTACGCTGccatctccggcggcggcgttggggtTTCGGGTTTCAgaattcggcggcggcggcggctggatgAAGCCGGTATCGGCTTTGATCCGGACGGTGGCGACGGTGGAGTCACGATTGTCGGGGAGTGGTGGAGATCAGCAACCCTCACCGTCGATCGAGAAATCGACGGTTACGTTCGAGTTCTACTTGGCTAGACGGAACCATACTGTGTCCTCCCAAAATACACTGTTACCTCAAATTACTTCTAGTAGCAAATATAAtaaagctttgggagagggttatcgagcatcgcctaaaaAGAGTGACAAATGTGACCCAAAACTAATTTAAGttcatggaggcgattttcttaatacgacaattgatggagagatatagggagcagaagaaggacttgcacatggtcttcattgaccttgagaaggcatatgacaaagtaccgaaaAATATCATGTAGTGGGTCTTGGAGAAGCATAAAGTCcaaactaagtacattaccctcattaaggatatgtacaaggatgcaacgacgtttgtccggacatgtgatggcaacaccactgactttcctattaacataggcctacaccagggggtcagcattgagcccttatttatttgttttagtgatggatgaggtcacaagagatatacaaggtgagatcccttggtgtatgctctttgctgatgatgtggtgctagttgacgagagtagggcaggggttaatagaaagttagagctgtggagacgcatgtgagagtcgaaagggttcagacttagtaggaccaagatcgagtacatgatgtgcgatttcagcgcgactaggcatgaggggggagatgttagtctagatggacaagtggtggttcAGAAgtatacttttcggtatttaggatcggtgctacaaaaggatggcaacattaatgaagatgttaggcatagaatttcagctggctggttgaaatggcggcaaacttctagcatcctttgtgacaagagtgtgccacaaaagctaaaaggcaaattctataggacagcaattcgtccggcgatgttatacggtgttgaatgttggcctaaaaaaggcgacatgtccagcaaatgagtgtagcagagatgcggatgttgcggtggttttgcggcacaaggagggatagagtctggaacgaagttattcgggataggatCAGGGTGACACTAATTGAGGaaaaacttactcagcatcagCTGAGatagtttggacatgtccaacgaaggcctcctgataCGCCGGTGCGTaatagacctaaactgacatgggatgagttggttaagagataccttaaggattggaatatctctaaagagatagctttgtataggagcgcttggagactagctatcaatgtgcttaaaccttgaatttatttttttcgggtttcatctctagcctaccccaacttgcttgggaaaaaaagactatgttgttgtttgTTGTAGCAAATATAATGAATGCATTAGAATAAGAAAAGTAAGAAAAGTAGCATATGTTAACCATTTGATTGGTTTCATACACTTATCTATACAATTTTTTTCTTAATATTTGGTTTTGCTTTAATTAGACTAGCGGAGATGCACGTGACACAAGCACATGTTTACAGAACattaatatttaaaaatatcacatgttaaaaataattatttttatacaTAACGTGAGATTTAAAATTGATATGACAAAGTAAAGTTGGAATACATTGAATCGATCGACTACTAAAACatttaaattctgcaaaaaTAAGAAACTCATTGGTGTACTCATTGAACTCTGCAACATTGGCCACAACATAAGAAACTCCCCTTTGAAATGATTTCTTCTGCAAAAATAAAGCAAGAAAAATTGTAAATGACATCACATAATCTTTCCTACAGATTAGCAATAATTCATCACTGGCAGTTTAGTAACCTGGAAGACAATGACTGTGCCGTAGAGGCCCACGAAAATGCTCAAGACAATAGCCAACAAAACGCTGCCAACCACCACCAGCGGCCAGAAAAGGATGGTCAGGCCAGCGATCGGCACACAAACTGTTTCAAGGAACGGACCTTCGCGGCTGATGAGGTCGTACAGCAGCCTCTGCCAGCCTCCGAAGAGCATGTAGGGGCTCTTGACCAGCGCGATCACCGTGTAGAGTGGTATGTCCACGACTAACCACAGGAGAGCAACAAAGATACATGAAGGCACATCCAGCAATCTGCAAACAGTATTCAAAATGAATTTACATTGTGCGCCTAGAAGTCGCACTCTTCCCTAATTTTTTGAATCTGCCAATTGCAATATAGATTTCAAGAAAATGTAGGCGATGTGTGTTGCGCAACAACCATGATAGTGGGATTTGTGCAGAATATACCTCAGTGACAGTCTAACACGAGTGATGACACATTACCAGAACAAGGTATTTTATAGCAAAAAGAAGGGTAAGCACATCCTTTTCATGATGAACCCATCCTTATCACAAAGGATTACACACAACATGAGGTAATCCTAAACAACCAAACAGTGGGAACTGGCAAGGAGTGAGAGGACAGACAGGTACCTTATCGAATCGTGGAATGGGGCTCACAATCATGGGAGCTCTCGCGCAACTCCTTGAGGTATATCGGGTAGGAGTGGAAGCACATGTCCGCGAAGTCCCTAACCACCGTGCAGTTGCCCTAAATCTTGCCCCACGTCCCATCCTGAACCATCTCCACGTTGTCAGTTATGAGGCATGCATGAATAACAGCCACGTCCCTAAGCACGGCAGGAGGCTCTGAAATCGAAACATGGCGAGACCAAGACGCGGCAGCACTTCACAAGGAGGGTGCGTGC
This window contains:
- the LOC120678722 gene encoding enhanced ethylene response protein 5-like, which gives rise to MAAYLSMGEAHRRIGDYLSRVVDAISSSDGAALASLVAVSSAPGSTLLSDALAAFPDFPRLAGDRFPHLADLLVPLLRAIHSHSLQRFADAYSSFEKAANAFLQEFRNWETPWAMEAMHTVALEIRLLAEKADRELTTTGKNPDKLQAAGSFLMKVFGALAVKGPKRIGALYVTCQLFKIYFRLGTVNLCRSVIRSIETARNFDFEDFPVKDKVTYMYYTGRLEVFNENFLVADQKLTYALMHCNPQSESNLRRILKFLIPVKLSIGVLPKRTLLERYNLLEYADVMTSLKTGDLRLLRQALDRHEDQFLKSGVYLVLEKLELQVYQRLVKKIHIIQRQKEPAKAHQIKLDVVVKALKWLEIDMDVDEVECIMACLIYKNLIKGYFAHKSKVLVLSKQDPFPKLNGKPV